A stretch of the Pongo pygmaeus isolate AG05252 chromosome 16, NHGRI_mPonPyg2-v2.0_pri, whole genome shotgun sequence genome encodes the following:
- the IDH3A gene encoding isocitrate dehydrogenase [NAD] subunit alpha, mitochondrial isoform X2: MKIFDAAKAPIQWEERNVTAIQGPGGKWMIPSEAKESMDKNKMGLKGPLKTPIAAGHPSMNLLLRKTFDLYANVRPCVSIEGYKTPYTDVNIVTIRENTEGEYSGIEHVIVDGVVQSIKLITEGASKRIAEFAFEYARNNHRSNVTAVHKANIMRMSDGLFLQKCREVAENCKDIKFNEMYLDTVCLNMVQDPSQFDVLVMPNLYGDILSDLCAGLIGGLGVTPSGNIGANGVAIFESVHGTAPDIAGKDMANPTALLLSAVMMLRHMGLFDHAARIEAACFATIKDGKSLTKDLGGNAKCSDFTEEICRRVKDLD; encoded by the exons ATGAAGATTTTTGATGCTGCCAAA GCGCCTATTCAGTGGGAGGAGCGGAATGTCACTGCCATTCAAGGACCTGGAGGAAAGTGGATGATCCCTTCAGAGGCTAAAGAGTCCATGGATAAGAACAAGATGGGCTTGAAAG GCCCTTTGAAGACCCCAATAGCAGCCGGTCACCCATCTATGAATTTACTGCTGCGCAAGACATTTGACCTTTACGCGAATGTCCGACCATGTGTCTCTATCGAAGGCTATAAAACCCCTTATACCGACGTAAATATTGTGACCATTCGAGAGAACACAGAAGGAGAATACAGTGGAATTGAGCATGTG ATTGTTGATGGAGTCGTGCAGAGTATCAAGCTCATCACCGAGGGGGCGAGCAAGCGCATTGCTGAGTTTGCCTTTGAGTATGCCCGGAACAACCACCGGAGCAACGTCACGGCAGTGCACAAAGCCAACATCAT GCGGATGTCAGATGGGCTTTTTCTACAAAAATGCAGGGAAGTTGCAGAAAACTGTAAAGATATTAAATTTAATGAGATGTACCTTGATACAGTATGTTTGAAT ATGGTACAAGATCCTTCCCAATTCGATGTTCTTGTTATGCCAAATTTGTATGGAGACATCCTTAG TGACCTGTGTGCAGGATTGATCGGAGGTCTTGGTGTGACACCAAGTGGCAACATTGGAGCCAATGGGGTTGCAATTTTTGAGTCG GTTCATGGGACGGCTCCAGACATTGCAGGCAAGGACATGGCGAATCCCACAGCCCTCCTGCTCAGTGCCGTGATGATGCTGCGCCACATGGGACTTTTTGACCATGCTGCAAGAATTGAGGCCGCGTGTTTTGCTACAATTAAGGACGGAAAG agCTTGACAAAAGATTTGGGAGGCAATGCAAAATGCTCAGACTTCACAGAGGAAATCTGTCGCCGAGTAAAAGATTTAGATTAA
- the IDH3A gene encoding isocitrate dehydrogenase [NAD] subunit alpha, mitochondrial isoform X1 yields the protein MAGPAWISKVSRLLGAFHNPKQVTRGFTGGVQTVTLIPGDGIGPEISAAVMKIFDAAKAPIQWEERNVTAIQGPGGKWMIPSEAKESMDKNKMGLKGPLKTPIAAGHPSMNLLLRKTFDLYANVRPCVSIEGYKTPYTDVNIVTIRENTEGEYSGIEHVIVDGVVQSIKLITEGASKRIAEFAFEYARNNHRSNVTAVHKANIMRMSDGLFLQKCREVAENCKDIKFNEMYLDTVCLNMVQDPSQFDVLVMPNLYGDILSDLCAGLIGGLGVTPSGNIGANGVAIFESVHGTAPDIAGKDMANPTALLLSAVMMLRHMGLFDHAARIEAACFATIKDGKSLTKDLGGNAKCSDFTEEICRRVKDLD from the exons ATGGCTGGGCCCGCGTGGATCTCCAAG GTCTCTCGGCTGCTGGGGGCATTCCACAACCCAAAACAGGTGACCAGAGGTTTTACTGGTGGT GTTCAGACAGTAACTTTAATTCCAGGAGATGGTATTGGCCCAGAAATTTCAGCTGCAGTTATGAAGATTTTTGATGCTGCCAAA GCGCCTATTCAGTGGGAGGAGCGGAATGTCACTGCCATTCAAGGACCTGGAGGAAAGTGGATGATCCCTTCAGAGGCTAAAGAGTCCATGGATAAGAACAAGATGGGCTTGAAAG GCCCTTTGAAGACCCCAATAGCAGCCGGTCACCCATCTATGAATTTACTGCTGCGCAAGACATTTGACCTTTACGCGAATGTCCGACCATGTGTCTCTATCGAAGGCTATAAAACCCCTTATACCGACGTAAATATTGTGACCATTCGAGAGAACACAGAAGGAGAATACAGTGGAATTGAGCATGTG ATTGTTGATGGAGTCGTGCAGAGTATCAAGCTCATCACCGAGGGGGCGAGCAAGCGCATTGCTGAGTTTGCCTTTGAGTATGCCCGGAACAACCACCGGAGCAACGTCACGGCAGTGCACAAAGCCAACATCAT GCGGATGTCAGATGGGCTTTTTCTACAAAAATGCAGGGAAGTTGCAGAAAACTGTAAAGATATTAAATTTAATGAGATGTACCTTGATACAGTATGTTTGAAT ATGGTACAAGATCCTTCCCAATTCGATGTTCTTGTTATGCCAAATTTGTATGGAGACATCCTTAG TGACCTGTGTGCAGGATTGATCGGAGGTCTTGGTGTGACACCAAGTGGCAACATTGGAGCCAATGGGGTTGCAATTTTTGAGTCG GTTCATGGGACGGCTCCAGACATTGCAGGCAAGGACATGGCGAATCCCACAGCCCTCCTGCTCAGTGCCGTGATGATGCTGCGCCACATGGGACTTTTTGACCATGCTGCAAGAATTGAGGCCGCGTGTTTTGCTACAATTAAGGACGGAAAG agCTTGACAAAAGATTTGGGAGGCAATGCAAAATGCTCAGACTTCACAGAGGAAATCTGTCGCCGAGTAAAAGATTTAGATTAA